A single region of the Neisseriaceae bacterium genome encodes:
- a CDS encoding thioredoxin domain-containing protein: MKYRHLLLLTSVTLAINLSFASLNNIKEGRDYTILEDPIESIHPDKVELVEVFSYVCTHCKDFDPILKKYESHLDDPDVAFRNIHVFWAPEFLNLIRLSVAVDENQMTQVANNYIFQATFNDKVNFFDEKTTIEWLNKQTNFDGKKIAQSYQTPHNKNKAKDISILSKKYKLETTPNIVIGGKYKVSLNALKSETDLVRILDGLINLSKKDKLPINVLINTGGEFVHLANQSK, translated from the coding sequence ATGAAATATCGCCACCTTTTATTGCTAACAAGTGTTACTTTGGCAATCAACTTAAGCTTTGCTAGCTTGAATAACATAAAAGAAGGTAGGGACTATACCATTTTGGAAGACCCTATTGAATCAATTCACCCTGATAAAGTTGAGTTAGTTGAAGTCTTTTCTTACGTGTGTACTCATTGTAAAGACTTTGATCCAATACTAAAAAAATATGAGAGTCATCTAGATGATCCTGATGTGGCTTTTCGGAATATTCATGTCTTTTGGGCACCTGAGTTTTTAAATCTAATTCGACTTAGTGTTGCAGTAGATGAAAATCAGATGACCCAAGTCGCGAATAATTATATTTTTCAAGCAACTTTTAATGATAAAGTTAATTTTTTTGATGAAAAAACTACTATCGAATGGCTTAATAAACAAACTAATTTTGACGGTAAAAAAATTGCACAAAGCTACCAAACACCACATAATAAAAATAAAGCCAAAGATATTTCAATATTATCAAAAAAATATAAATTAGAAACAACACCCAATATTGTTATTGGGGGAAAGTATAAAGTTAGTTTAAATGCTTTAAAATCAGAAACTGATTTAGTCAGAATCCTAGATGGCCTTATCAATTTGTCAAAAAAAGATAAACTACCCATCAATGTGCTCATTAATACTGGTGGAGAATTTGTTCACTTAGCCAATCAATCTAAATAG
- the galE gene encoding UDP-glucose 4-epimerase GalE — MILVTGGTGYIGSHTVLELIKNGYKVLILDNLSNSNKIVLSKLEKLACCSIAFIQGDVRDRDLLKQIFKQYPIEAVVHFAGLKAVGESIQHPLKYYDNNVIGSIILTQEMQIANIKNIVFSSSATVYGTPNTVPITENMPTGRTTNPYGTSKYMVEQILTDLQLSTQWSVVLLRYFNPIGAHKSGEIGEDPNGIPNNLLPYISQVAIGKLKKLAVFGNDYNTKDGTGIRDYIHVVDLANGHIKALQKHQNDPGVHIYNLGTGQGYSVLEIIHAFEQVSGCTIPYEIVERRSGDIATCYSDPSLAKKNLNWDTHNDLEQMIHDTWNWQKNNPNGYE; from the coding sequence ATGATTTTAGTAACTGGCGGTACTGGCTATATTGGTTCACACACTGTGTTAGAATTAATAAAAAATGGCTACAAAGTTCTTATATTAGATAATCTGTCTAATTCTAATAAAATAGTTCTTTCTAAACTTGAAAAATTAGCCTGTTGTTCTATTGCTTTTATTCAAGGTGATGTAAGAGACAGAGATTTATTAAAACAAATTTTTAAACAATACCCCATCGAAGCGGTTGTTCATTTTGCAGGTTTAAAAGCAGTTGGTGAAAGTATTCAACACCCTTTAAAATATTATGATAATAATGTTATCGGTAGCATTATTCTGACACAAGAAATGCAGATAGCCAATATTAAAAACATTGTATTTTCATCTTCTGCCACAGTTTATGGAACGCCAAACACGGTACCTATTACAGAAAATATGCCTACCGGTAGAACGACAAATCCTTATGGAACATCTAAGTACATGGTAGAACAAATACTCACTGATTTACAACTAAGCACTCAATGGAGTGTAGTACTGCTTCGTTATTTTAATCCAATAGGTGCACATAAAAGTGGCGAAATTGGTGAAGATCCCAACGGTATTCCCAATAATCTGTTGCCCTATATTAGTCAGGTAGCTATTGGGAAATTAAAAAAATTAGCGGTATTTGGAAATGACTATAATACCAAAGATGGCACAGGTATTAGAGATTACATCCATGTAGTAGATCTAGCCAATGGACACATCAAAGCATTACAAAAACACCAAAATGATCCTGGTGTACATATTTATAATTTAGGTACTGGGCAAGGTTATTCAGTTTTAGAAATTATACATGCATTCGAACAAGTAAGCGGGTGCACTATCCCCTATGAAATAGTTGAAAGACGTAGTGGTGATATTGCTACCTGTTATTCAGATCCTAGTTTGGCTAAAAAAAATTTAAACTGGGATACACATAATGATTTGGAACAAATGATACACGATACTTGGAACTGGCAAAAAAACAACCCTAATGGTTATGAGTAA
- a CDS encoding catalase → MSKQKEMTLNNGSPVVDNDNSLSGGSRAPLLLQDHWLLEKIAHFDRERIPERVVHAKGVGAFGEFTVTNDITEYTKADIFSEVGKKTKLLARISTVAGERGAADAERDIRGFALKFYTHQGNWDLVGNNTPVFFIRDPLKFPDLIHTQKRDPKTNLRNNEAAWDYWSLNPESYHQVLILMSDRGIPSNARQQHGFGSHTYSFINKHNERFWVKFHWRSQQGIDYLTDEEAKKVVGEDRESSQTDLLNAIKQKDFPKWKFYIQIMPEKEAYECKVHPFDLTKVWPHKNYPLIEVGEFELNEIPENYFQSIELAAFNPANIVPGIGFSPDKVLQGRIFSYGDTQRYRLGVNHQQIPVNTPICPYHNTHRDGTMRVDGNAGSTINYAPNYQNEYSVNTPQEPPLKTEMEALHYDFRDYDEDYFSQPKALYDIFNEAEKERLAKNIATHMSSVKNKAVLERAIELWKKIDTDLAKNIRKNLEKK, encoded by the coding sequence ATGTCAAAACAAAAAGAAATGACTTTAAATAACGGATCGCCTGTAGTTGATAATGACAATTCTTTATCTGGAGGTTCTAGAGCACCCTTATTGCTACAAGATCATTGGTTATTAGAAAAAATAGCTCATTTTGATCGCGAGCGTATTCCTGAGCGAGTTGTTCACGCAAAAGGAGTTGGTGCCTTTGGAGAATTTACTGTTACCAATGATATTACTGAATATACTAAAGCCGATATTTTCAGTGAAGTTGGTAAAAAAACTAAGCTACTTGCTCGCATCTCAACAGTGGCAGGTGAGAGAGGTGCAGCTGATGCAGAAAGAGATATTAGAGGCTTTGCCTTAAAATTCTATACACATCAAGGTAATTGGGATTTAGTGGGCAATAACACCCCAGTCTTCTTCATTAGGGATCCACTAAAGTTTCCTGATCTTATTCATACTCAAAAAAGAGATCCTAAAACTAATCTTAGAAATAATGAAGCTGCCTGGGATTATTGGTCACTTAATCCGGAAAGCTACCATCAGGTATTGATCTTGATGAGTGATAGAGGTATCCCCTCCAATGCTAGACAACAACATGGTTTTGGTAGTCATACTTACAGTTTTATTAATAAGCACAATGAGAGATTCTGGGTAAAATTTCACTGGAGAAGTCAACAAGGAATTGACTATTTAACTGATGAAGAAGCCAAAAAAGTAGTGGGAGAAGACAGGGAATCTTCTCAAACTGATCTCTTAAATGCAATTAAGCAAAAAGATTTTCCAAAGTGGAAATTTTATATTCAAATTATGCCTGAAAAAGAAGCCTACGAATGTAAAGTACACCCTTTTGATTTAACAAAGGTTTGGCCTCATAAAAACTATCCTTTGATAGAGGTTGGTGAATTTGAATTAAATGAAATCCCAGAAAATTACTTCCAATCGATAGAATTAGCCGCATTTAATCCAGCCAATATTGTTCCTGGCATTGGGTTTTCACCAGATAAAGTGTTGCAAGGCAGAATTTTTTCTTACGGAGATACACAACGCTATCGTTTAGGTGTTAATCATCAGCAAATTCCGGTTAACACCCCTATTTGTCCATATCATAACACACATAGAGATGGTACAATGCGTGTAGATGGTAATGCAGGAAGCACAATTAACTATGCCCCTAATTATCAAAATGAATATTCTGTCAATACACCACAGGAACCTCCTTTGAAAACAGAAATGGAGGCATTACATTATGACTTCAGAGATTATGATGAGGACTACTTCTCTCAGCCAAAAGCTTTGTACGATATATTCAATGAGGCAGAAAAAGAAAGATTAGCCAAAAATATCGCTACTCATATGAGTTCTGTAAAAAATAAAGCGGTTTTAGAAAGAGCCATCGAGTTGTGGAAAAAAATAGACACAGACTTGGCAAAAAATATTCGAAAAAATCTTGAAAAAAAATAA
- a CDS encoding YifB family Mg chelatase-like AAA ATPase → MENLAIVYSRALLGLHTPLVEVETHLSNGLAQFHIVGLPETEVKESRDRVRAAILQSGFSFPTKKIIVNLAPAELPKESGRFDLPIAISILAASGQIQADLSQYEFAGELALSGQLRAIRGGILIMQAATQDNRVLIAPQSNTIYNELASGFSALFAENLTQVASHLNGIDSLVKCSLQSTILHSNSYASLPDLNEVKGHQTAKKALEITAAGGHNLLLIGPPGTGKSMIANRLPSILPPLTSRELTENMMISSLLSDFQINQNTCQRPFRSPHHSASATAIIGGGSNPKPGEITLAHNGVLFLDELPEFDRKVLEVLREPLETKQIHISRATRQVTYPANFQLIAAMNPCPCGFYGHPTYTCHCSPEQVKKYQNKLSGPFLDRIDLMIHMPAIPIEEILQEQSQMESSETIRKKIIKCREIQYNRSDKLNNELSPKELDKNARIEEESKSFLMNNLKKLNLSTRSFYKILKVARTIADLETSVTVETKHIIQAISFRRT, encoded by the coding sequence ATGGAAAACCTAGCAATCGTTTATAGTAGGGCTTTGCTCGGTTTACATACACCGCTAGTCGAAGTCGAAACTCATTTATCTAATGGATTGGCACAATTCCACATTGTAGGTCTTCCAGAAACAGAAGTAAAAGAAAGTAGAGATAGAGTAAGAGCTGCTATTTTACAAAGTGGTTTTAGTTTCCCTACAAAAAAAATTATTGTTAATCTAGCACCTGCCGAGCTTCCTAAGGAATCTGGGCGTTTTGATTTACCTATTGCCATCAGTATATTAGCGGCATCTGGACAAATTCAAGCAGATTTATCCCAATATGAATTTGCCGGTGAGTTAGCCTTATCTGGGCAACTACGTGCTATCAGAGGTGGTATTTTAATCATGCAGGCTGCCACACAAGATAACAGGGTATTGATTGCACCTCAATCTAATACAATTTACAATGAATTAGCTTCTGGCTTCTCCGCCTTATTTGCTGAAAATCTGACACAAGTCGCTTCACATTTAAACGGTATAGATTCTCTTGTGAAGTGCTCGCTCCAGTCTACTATATTACATTCTAATAGCTATGCTTCATTACCCGATTTAAATGAAGTAAAAGGACATCAAACGGCTAAAAAAGCTTTAGAAATCACTGCTGCAGGTGGTCATAATCTGTTATTAATTGGACCTCCTGGCACAGGTAAATCAATGATTGCAAATAGATTACCTTCTATTTTACCTCCTCTTACATCCAGAGAACTTACAGAAAATATGATGATTTCTTCTCTGCTTTCAGATTTTCAAATAAATCAAAACACATGCCAACGTCCTTTTCGAAGTCCTCACCATAGTGCATCTGCAACTGCAATCATTGGAGGTGGTTCCAATCCCAAACCTGGAGAAATTACATTAGCCCATAATGGTGTATTATTCTTGGATGAGTTACCTGAATTTGATAGAAAAGTGTTAGAAGTTTTAAGAGAACCACTGGAAACAAAACAAATTCATATTTCTCGAGCCACCAGACAAGTCACATATCCCGCCAATTTCCAACTCATAGCAGCAATGAATCCTTGTCCCTGTGGTTTTTACGGACACCCTACCTATACTTGCCATTGTAGCCCTGAACAAGTTAAAAAGTATCAAAATAAATTATCAGGTCCTTTTTTAGATAGGATTGACTTAATGATACATATGCCAGCTATCCCTATAGAAGAAATCCTACAAGAACAGTCACAAATGGAATCCAGTGAAACGATAAGAAAAAAAATTATCAAATGCAGAGAAATACAGTACAATCGTTCCGATAAATTAAATAATGAATTAAGTCCAAAAGAACTTGATAAAAATGCTAGGATAGAAGAAGAATCCAAATCATTTTTGATGAATAATTTGAAGAAGTTAAATTTATCCACAAGGAGTTTTTATAAAATTTTAAAAGTGGCTAGAACTATTGCTGATTTAGAAACATCTGTCACGGTTGAAACCAAGCATATTATACAAGCAATTAGCTTTAGAAGAACTTGA
- the argB gene encoding acetylglutamate kinase, with protein MSKQISNLTKAEILSEALPYIRKFSNSTIVVKYGGNAMIDETLKKSFAKDIALLKLVGFNPVVVHGGGPQINTILEQMGKKGQFFQGLRITDNETMSVVKMVLGGSVNKEIVSLINLFGGKAIGITGIDGHFIKAKKMILNIDQDTQVDIGQVGQITEINADFLSNLISSGNIPVIAPIGVGSDGEAFNINADIVAGKSASALRAAKLIMMTNTPGVLDKDGNLLTNLTPNKIDILIKNGTLYGGMLPKINAALEAAKEGNNAVHIIDGRVPHSLLLELFTDEGIGSMILPQEEDK; from the coding sequence ATGTCAAAACAAATATCTAATTTAACTAAAGCTGAAATATTATCTGAAGCCCTTCCCTACATTAGAAAGTTTTCTAATTCAACAATTGTCGTCAAGTATGGTGGAAATGCGATGATTGATGAAACGCTTAAAAAAAGCTTTGCTAAAGATATTGCTCTACTCAAACTTGTAGGATTTAACCCAGTTGTCGTACATGGGGGAGGCCCTCAAATTAATACTATACTCGAACAAATGGGAAAAAAAGGACAATTTTTTCAAGGACTAAGAATCACTGATAATGAAACCATGTCTGTAGTAAAAATGGTACTAGGGGGTTCTGTCAATAAAGAAATTGTATCCTTAATTAATTTATTTGGAGGCAAAGCCATAGGGATTACAGGTATTGATGGTCATTTTATTAAAGCAAAGAAAATGATACTTAATATCGATCAAGACACCCAAGTTGATATCGGACAAGTTGGACAAATCACTGAAATTAATGCGGATTTTTTATCAAACCTAATCTCTAGTGGTAATATTCCTGTTATTGCACCTATTGGTGTTGGCTCTGATGGGGAAGCCTTTAATATTAATGCTGATATTGTAGCAGGCAAGAGTGCAAGTGCTTTACGTGCAGCCAAACTAATCATGATGACTAATACACCAGGTGTACTGGATAAAGATGGAAATTTATTAACAAATCTAACACCTAACAAAATTGATATATTAATTAAAAATGGTACCCTATATGGAGGCATGTTACCAAAAATAAATGCAGCGCTAGAAGCCGCGAAAGAAGGTAATAATGCTGTACATATTATTGATGGCAGAGTTCCTCATTCCTTACTTTTAGAGCTATTTACAGATGAGGGTATAGGATCAATGATACTTCCCCAGGAGGAGGACAAATAA
- a CDS encoding DUF4442 domain-containing protein — protein MKTWFFKHPNTLKFFINVYPPLFFSGIKVISIDPDFHRCRVKLKNWPSTRNANGTQFGGSLFSMSDCVFGMMLLAILGVDKYYVWDKKSKIIFKNPGIGTVYLECQISNHLVTEIIANTQNGNKYFPTVTGTVYDKKGNEVATIQRTLYVRLKPEYRKQKKVNNNTDDNLVHTTNPVREDR, from the coding sequence ATGAAAACATGGTTTTTTAAACATCCTAATACATTAAAGTTTTTCATTAATGTCTATCCTCCTCTATTTTTTAGTGGTATTAAAGTTATTTCCATTGATCCTGATTTTCATCGTTGCCGTGTTAAATTAAAAAATTGGCCTAGTACTAGAAATGCCAATGGTACTCAATTCGGTGGTAGTCTCTTTTCCATGTCAGACTGTGTATTTGGCATGATGTTGCTTGCAATCTTAGGTGTAGACAAATATTATGTATGGGATAAAAAATCTAAAATTATTTTTAAAAATCCTGGTATTGGGACAGTATATCTAGAGTGCCAAATATCTAACCATCTAGTTACAGAGATTATTGCGAACACCCAAAATGGTAATAAATATTTTCCTACTGTTACTGGCACAGTTTACGATAAAAAAGGCAATGAAGTAGCTACCATTCAAAGAACTTTATATGTTAGACTAAAGCCTGAGTACCGAAAACAAAAAAAAGTCAATAATAATACTGATGACAATCTGGTTCATACTACAAATCCAGTCAGAGAGGATAGGTAA
- the greA gene encoding transcription elongation factor GreA: MDKVPLTVKGAELLKAELKRLKSVERPAVIAAIAEARSHGDLSENAEYDAAKEKQGFIESKIREIEYKLSVAQIIDPKEFNEEGKVVFGATVTIENLDTEEKSTYQIVGEDEADIKLNKISVLSPIARSLIGKEVGDIIELETPGGRKELEILKVEY, from the coding sequence ATGGATAAAGTTCCATTGACAGTGAAGGGTGCTGAATTGCTTAAAGCTGAGCTAAAAAGGTTAAAATCTGTTGAGCGTCCTGCAGTCATTGCAGCCATTGCTGAAGCTCGTTCACACGGAGATTTGTCTGAAAATGCAGAATACGATGCGGCAAAAGAAAAACAGGGATTTATTGAGAGTAAAATTCGTGAAATTGAATATAAATTGTCTGTCGCTCAGATAATTGATCCTAAGGAATTTAATGAGGAAGGAAAAGTAGTATTTGGTGCAACTGTAACAATTGAAAATTTGGATACTGAGGAAAAATCTACTTATCAAATTGTAGGAGAGGATGAAGCAGATATTAAGTTGAATAAAATTTCTGTCCTGTCTCCAATTGCTAGAAGCTTAATCGGTAAAGAAGTGGGTGATATTATTGAATTGGAAACCCCTGGTGGAAGAAAAGAATTAGAGATTTTAAAAGTTGAATACTAA
- a CDS encoding folate-binding protein, with protein MPTNQYYLQSFEIIEVTGEDRQIFLKSQFSNDISALEFNEACYATYNNHRGRAIANFIVCNTGGNVLILVKRDLIPILIQKLNLYKLRSKVNILHRNNNSYQITGHFDKTLIQSVPFPLKFSIESSNESITIPCPNGSQFIVYVKPKTQVGEIILNENDWNSFEITQGFSWITQSTSEKCVAQMFNQEWLGAVNFKKGCYPGQEIIARSQYRGQVKRRPALLFSSSDEYLIGDILYQQEQEVGLILNKAQIGQQSIYLAVIKIDSEPLFYGNKKNNLNPLELKQLFYYQETVE; from the coding sequence ATGCCTACTAATCAATATTATTTGCAAAGTTTTGAAATTATTGAAGTCACTGGTGAAGATCGACAAATCTTTTTAAAAAGCCAGTTTTCAAATGATATCTCTGCGTTAGAATTCAATGAAGCGTGCTATGCTACTTATAATAACCACAGAGGAAGAGCCATAGCTAATTTTATTGTATGCAATACCGGCGGTAATGTTCTAATTCTTGTCAAAAGGGATCTTATTCCTATTTTGATTCAAAAATTGAATTTGTACAAATTAAGGAGTAAAGTTAACATTCTCCATAGAAATAATAATTCCTATCAAATTACTGGTCATTTTGATAAAACATTAATTCAATCAGTACCTTTTCCTTTAAAGTTTTCTATTGAGTCAAGTAATGAAAGCATTACTATCCCCTGCCCGAATGGTTCACAATTTATTGTTTATGTGAAACCTAAGACTCAAGTAGGAGAAATTATTTTGAATGAAAATGATTGGAATAGTTTTGAGATAACACAAGGTTTTTCTTGGATAACCCAAAGTACCAGTGAAAAATGTGTCGCCCAAATGTTCAATCAAGAGTGGTTAGGTGCAGTAAACTTTAAAAAAGGTTGTTATCCAGGACAAGAAATTATTGCACGATCTCAATATAGGGGGCAAGTTAAAAGAAGGCCTGCTCTTCTTTTCTCATCATCAGATGAATACCTCATTGGTGATATTTTATACCAACAAGAGCAAGAGGTTGGACTAATACTGAATAAAGCACAAATAGGTCAACAGTCCATATATTTAGCCGTCATTAAAATCGATTCAGAACCCTTGTTCTATGGTAATAAAAAAAATAATTTAAATCCTTTAGAATTAAAACAATTGTTTTATTATCAAGAGACAGTCGAATAA
- a CDS encoding accessory factor UbiK family protein — protein MSLPNVLFEEFSSKINDIIQGNPAKDIEKNIKSLLSSALNKIDIVTHDKFDIQQKMVQKMAIKIAELEQRINFLESKQNTKVISRNTNKITKPKTLKAKTVSNTQTDK, from the coding sequence ATGTCTTTACCTAATGTTCTTTTCGAAGAGTTTTCTTCTAAAATAAATGATATAATTCAAGGCAATCCCGCTAAGGATATTGAAAAAAATATTAAGTCACTTCTTAGCTCTGCTCTGAACAAAATAGATATTGTCACGCATGATAAATTTGATATCCAACAAAAAATGGTACAAAAGATGGCTATAAAAATAGCCGAATTAGAACAACGTATTAACTTCTTAGAATCTAAACAAAATACAAAAGTAATCAGTCGTAATACCAACAAAATAACGAAACCTAAAACTTTAAAAGCTAAAACAGTCTCTAATACTCAAACAGATAAATAA
- a CDS encoding UDP-diphosphatase — MTLIDTIIIGIVEGLTEYMPISSTAHIIFTLNLLGVPEDSFIKILIIAIQLGAILAVVFLYRNKFFDFSRISFYSKLIAAVIPALVFGTLFHSKIEAVFDKPVYIAIVLIVGGIILMFIDQYLDKPTTYKEENISYKQALIIGFWQCLAMMPGVSRSAASIIGGIQQKLSRTLAAEFSFLLAVPTMCAATGFSLFIKSWPTQEGTQKGYEIITSTPDNIKIFLVGSFVSLTIAILAIKLFIGLIQKYGFKPWGWYRVVVGLILLLVFGVKDILQG, encoded by the coding sequence ATGACATTGATAGACACCATTATCATCGGAATAGTTGAGGGGTTGACAGAATATATGCCAATTTCATCAACTGCCCATATTATTTTTACCTTGAATCTACTTGGTGTACCTGAAGATAGCTTTATTAAAATTCTTATTATTGCTATTCAATTAGGTGCTATTTTAGCGGTTGTTTTTTTATATAGAAATAAATTCTTTGATTTCTCCCGTATCTCTTTTTATTCTAAACTTATTGCAGCTGTCATCCCTGCTCTGGTTTTTGGAACCTTATTTCACTCTAAGATTGAAGCAGTTTTTGATAAACCCGTTTATATTGCTATTGTTCTTATTGTGGGTGGGATTATTTTAATGTTTATAGATCAATATCTTGATAAACCAACAACATATAAAGAAGAAAATATTTCTTATAAACAGGCTCTCATCATTGGCTTCTGGCAATGTTTAGCAATGATGCCAGGTGTTAGTCGCTCAGCTGCTTCTATTATTGGCGGAATACAACAAAAATTATCTCGCACTCTGGCTGCTGAATTTTCATTTTTGTTAGCTGTCCCAACTATGTGTGCAGCAACGGGATTTTCTCTATTTATTAAATCGTGGCCTACCCAAGAAGGAACTCAAAAAGGTTATGAAATCATTACTAGTACACCTGATAATATTAAAATTTTCTTAGTAGGCAGTTTTGTTTCATTGACCATTGCCATTCTTGCGATTAAATTATTTATCGGCTTGATACAAAAATATGGATTCAAACCTTGGGGTTGGTATCGAGTTGTGGTTGGCTTAATATTGCTCTTGGTATTCGGTGTAAAGGATATTTTACAGGGATAA
- a CDS encoding DUF4442 domain-containing protein, whose amino-acid sequence MFQYLPKNKHIVRWIMNIWPPFLFSGIGVTELSDDFRYCKVRLKNWAATRNVNGAQYGGSLFAMTDPIYAMMLILLLGDKYYIWDKEAEIEFKKPGIGKIFLECSITDKMLQEIYEHTRNGDKYFPKITSNLYDETGDTIATTTRTLYVRLKPKYRPSD is encoded by the coding sequence ATGTTTCAATATCTGCCTAAAAATAAACATATTGTGCGTTGGATTATGAATATATGGCCACCTTTTTTGTTCTCAGGGATTGGTGTTACTGAATTAAGTGATGATTTTAGATATTGTAAAGTAAGACTAAAAAATTGGGCTGCTACTAGAAATGTGAACGGAGCTCAATACGGCGGTAGTCTTTTCGCGATGACTGATCCCATATATGCGATGATGCTGATTCTTCTGTTAGGAGACAAATATTATATATGGGATAAAGAGGCTGAAATTGAGTTTAAAAAACCTGGTATAGGCAAAATATTCCTAGAGTGTAGTATAACAGATAAAATGCTACAAGAAATTTATGAACATACTAGAAATGGTGATAAATACTTTCCTAAGATAACAAGTAATCTTTATGATGAAACGGGAGACACAATTGCCACAACCACTAGAACTTTATATGTTCGATTAAAACCTAAATATAGGCCATCGGATTAG
- a CDS encoding NUDIX domain-containing protein has product MNNGKQVKVVAAIIFNDKKQVLISTRPKGKSYAGYWEFAGGKQEIYETSFQTLQRELNEELGLKIDYATPWLKKNVVYDRVYLSLFFWRVYPKNWSGAVTPRENQEWKWVDIPSLAQKKLLPANHSVVNALQIPEVLFLSNSILLANNKEFQILPYKEATHKRQSIYISHKDVENLGCLPNFEWVAVVVENKEEMRVSLEAHAVIWNISSEHSFQELTEVLSEGQFIPILAINFSNQEASKLRELGLHGFIYTAINNDLSITHNH; this is encoded by the coding sequence ATGAATAATGGAAAACAAGTTAAGGTTGTAGCAGCTATTATTTTTAATGATAAGAAACAAGTTCTAATCAGTACTAGACCCAAAGGAAAATCTTATGCAGGGTACTGGGAGTTTGCCGGTGGAAAACAGGAGATTTATGAAACTAGTTTTCAAACTTTACAAAGAGAGCTTAATGAAGAGCTTGGTTTAAAAATTGATTATGCAACACCTTGGTTGAAAAAAAATGTTGTTTATGACCGAGTCTATTTGAGTCTGTTTTTTTGGAGAGTCTATCCCAAGAATTGGAGTGGAGCAGTTACCCCTAGAGAGAATCAGGAATGGAAGTGGGTTGATATTCCAAGTTTAGCACAAAAAAAATTATTACCAGCCAACCATTCGGTTGTTAATGCATTGCAAATCCCAGAAGTACTTTTTTTGAGTAACTCGATATTATTAGCAAATAATAAAGAATTTCAGATCCTACCTTATAAAGAGGCAACACATAAAAGACAGTCTATTTATATTTCCCATAAAGATGTCGAAAATCTGGGCTGTTTACCTAATTTTGAATGGGTAGCTGTTGTAGTAGAGAATAAGGAAGAAATGAGAGTTTCTTTAGAGGCACACGCCGTAATATGGAATATTTCTTCAGAACACAGTTTTCAGGAATTAACAGAAGTCCTATCTGAGGGGCAATTTATTCCCATATTAGCAATTAATTTTTCAAATCAGGAGGCATCCAAACTTAGAGAACTAGGCCTTCATGGATTTATTTATACCGCCATTAATAACGATTTGAGTATTACTCATAACCATTAG